The proteins below come from a single Corylus avellana chromosome ca3, CavTom2PMs-1.0 genomic window:
- the LOC132174212 gene encoding uncharacterized protein LOC132174212 has translation MYVKDTSASTLKKEICAVLFRYNLQIENIRDQGYDGASNMRGEWNGLQALFARDCPYAYYVHCIAHKLQLALVAASREANHIHQFFIQLALIINIVGGSSKHHDDLQSIHAVEIKNLVAYNVIETRRGVNQIDTLQRPEDTRWSSHNQSFCSMIRMFGATCSVINKISNEGANYSQRGDAEAAYMILTSFKFILILHLMKEIMGLTNMLCQTLQQKLLDILNAMSQVSTTQSLIQKMRDDGSRRQDEGSPTTVEHHFRVDIFTVAIDFELQELKNRFSEQAVELLILCVALSHKDTYKSFKIDDICKLAEKFYPRDFTEQEKICLKFQLQHYKLDVPKHQDFQTMSTLFELYRGLVVSEKSKIYPLIDRLIRLVLTLPVSIATTERAFSAMKLIKTRLRTRMEDEFFADHLVVYIEKGIAKNFTSEMIMDEFYSISNRRRA, from the exons ATGTATGTTAAAGATACTTCTgcatcaactttgaaaaaagagaTATGTGCTGTTCTTTTTCGTTACAACCTCCAAATCGAAAATATTCGAGACCAAGGATATGATGGAGCTAGTAATATGCGTGGTGAATGGAATGGGTTACAAGCTTTATTTGCTAGGGATTGTCCCTATGCATATTATGTGCATTGCATTGCTCATAAACTACAATTAGCTTTAGTTGCAGCATCTAGAGAAGCCAATCACATTCATCAATTCTTTATCCAGTTGgctttaattattaatattgttgGGGGTTCTTCTAAACATCATGATGACTTGCAATCTATTCATGctgttgaaattaaaaatttggttgCTTATAATGTAATTGAGACTAGAAGGGGGGTAAACCAAATTGACACTTTACAACGACCTGAAGATACTCGATGGTCATCTCATAATCAATCTTTTTGTAGCATGATAAGAATGTTTGGTGCAACTTGTTCAGTTATCAACAAGATCTCAAATGAGGGAGCTAATTATTCTCAACGTGGTGATGCTGAAGCGGCTTACATGATATTAAcatcatttaaatttattttgatattgcatttgatgaaagaaattatGGGACTCACGAATATGCTTTGCCAAACTTTGCAACAAAAGTTACTAGACATTTTAAATGCCATGAGTCAAGTTTCAACTACACAATCACTCATTCAAAAGATGAGAGATGATGG ATCTCGTCGTCAAGATGAAGGGTCTCCGACAACAGTGGAGCATCATTTTAGAGTTGATATATTTACTGTTGCAATAGACTTTGAGTTACAAGAATTGAAAAATAGATTTAGTGAGCAAGCTGTGGAACTCCTCATTCTTTGTGTTGCTTTAAGCCATAAAGATACATACAAATCATTTAAGATTGATGATATATGCAAGTTGGCTGAGAAGTTTTATCCTCGAGATTTCACCGAgcaagaaaaaatttgtttgaaatttcagTTGCAGCATTATAAGCTTGATGTGCCAAAGCATCAAGATTTTCAAACTATGTCTACATTATTTGAGTTATACAGAGGATTGGTAGTTTCAGAAAAGTCAAAGATCTATCCTTTGATTGACAGATTGATTCGCCTAGTGTTGACTCTCCCTGTTTCTATTGCGACTACAGAACGAGCTTTTTCTGCCATGAAACTTATAAAGACTAGATTGCGTACTAGAATGGAGGATGAGTTTTTTGCAGACCATTTAGTAGTTTATATTGAGAAAGGAATTGCTAAGAATTTCACTTCAGAGATGATAATGGATGAATTTTATTCCATTAGCAATCGTCGTCGAGCATAA